Proteins from a single region of Sulfitobacter sp. W027:
- the rfbC gene encoding dTDP-4-dehydrorhamnose 3,5-epimerase: protein MKIEETALPGVVVLTPARHGDARGFFSESWNKARMEQAGLHYDFVQDNHSLSEAAGTVRGLHFQKPPHAQAKLVRCGRGALLDVAVDIRRGSPTYAQWVGVELSAQNGKQLLIPAGFLHGFVTRAPDTEIIYKCTDYYAPDCDAAVRYDDPDIGIDWGLGEDAPRLSAKDAQAPRLADIDTPFSFEGQDT from the coding sequence ATGAAGATCGAAGAAACAGCATTGCCGGGGGTCGTTGTTTTGACCCCGGCCCGCCATGGAGATGCCCGCGGCTTTTTTTCCGAAAGCTGGAATAAGGCGCGGATGGAGCAAGCTGGTCTACATTATGACTTCGTGCAGGACAACCATTCCCTCAGTGAGGCGGCGGGCACAGTGCGGGGCCTGCATTTCCAAAAGCCCCCCCATGCACAGGCCAAGTTGGTACGGTGCGGGCGTGGGGCACTTTTGGACGTGGCCGTCGACATCCGCCGCGGCAGCCCGACATATGCTCAATGGGTCGGCGTCGAGCTTTCGGCGCAGAACGGTAAGCAACTGCTGATCCCTGCGGGTTTCCTGCATGGGTTTGTGACCCGTGCACCCGACACTGAGATTATCTACAAATGCACCGATTACTATGCCCCTGACTGCGATGCTGCCGTGCGCTATGATGATCCTGATATCGGGATCGACTGGGGATTGGGCGAAGACGCGCCACGGCTTTCGGCAAAGGATGCTCAAGCGCCCCGGCTGGCGGAT
- a CDS encoding glycosyltransferase — translation MQTTLPPLSQRLVAVVVTYNRLDQLRLTVARLLAATSEGLDRIIVIDNASTDGTAGWLAAQNDPHLVVQRCAVNGGGAGGFEAGMRFAVDTFNPEWILVMDDDARPAPGAVAAFLDADRSSAMAWSAAVYHPDGRICDMNRPTLNPFWHRGMVWRTLKGALRGRGRAGFHLNPADYEGSDFRAVDSGSFVGLFVSRAAIKTVGYPDGSLFIYGDDVLYSLAMRQAGGTILFDPAIRFEHDFTTISGADQRFRPLWKSYYHYRNLLMVYRLAAGPWFWLVLLMMMVKWALKARFHSGERGRYLMLLGRAIRDGLLRRTQIPHARVLAWANPASSRP, via the coding sequence ATGCAAACCACGCTGCCGCCCCTGTCACAGCGCCTTGTAGCAGTTGTCGTGACGTACAATCGGCTGGACCAGCTTCGTCTGACCGTGGCGCGTCTGTTGGCGGCGACCTCAGAAGGGCTAGATCGTATCATTGTGATCGATAACGCCAGTACGGATGGGACGGCTGGCTGGCTGGCGGCCCAGAATGATCCGCATCTGGTGGTGCAGCGCTGTGCGGTGAATGGCGGCGGAGCAGGCGGGTTTGAGGCAGGGATGCGCTTTGCCGTAGATACCTTTAATCCTGAGTGGATCCTGGTCATGGACGACGATGCGCGCCCTGCGCCGGGGGCCGTAGCGGCCTTTTTGGATGCTGACCGCAGCAGTGCGATGGCGTGGTCGGCGGCAGTCTACCATCCTGACGGGCGGATTTGTGATATGAATCGCCCCACGCTTAATCCTTTCTGGCACCGCGGCATGGTCTGGCGCACGCTAAAGGGCGCACTACGGGGACGCGGACGGGCCGGGTTTCACCTAAATCCCGCCGATTACGAGGGCAGTGATTTCAGGGCCGTCGACAGCGGATCCTTTGTCGGGCTGTTTGTTTCGCGCGCGGCGATCAAGACAGTGGGGTATCCAGATGGGTCGCTGTTCATCTACGGCGATGATGTGCTCTATTCGCTGGCTATGAGACAAGCAGGGGGCACGATCCTGTTTGATCCCGCCATTCGGTTCGAACATGATTTTACCACCATTTCAGGCGCTGATCAGCGTTTCCGTCCTCTTTGGAAATCCTATTATCATTACCGTAATCTGCTGATGGTCTATCGCCTGGCTGCTGGTCCGTGGTTCTGGCTGGTGCTGCTGATGATGATGGTGAAATGGGCGCTCAAGGCCCGGTTCCACTCGGGAGAACGGGGACGCTACCTGATGCTGCTGGGCCGCGCGATCCGCGACGGGCTGCTGCGGCGCACTCAGATCCCTCACGCCCGCGTGTTGGCATGGGCCAATCCAGCGTCTTCGCGCCCCTAA
- a CDS encoding ABC transporter permease gives MSRPSAQVSPVAHGANRSFATFRAVSALILREMATRYGRSPGGYAWAVLEPLGGIAVLGFGFSLLVRTPPLGTSFLLFFATGFLPFGMYNNLGSAVGRCINFSRALLFYPAVTWVDAVLARFILGVLTETLVIIIILTGLVLTIDSRIILDVGAIVQSICLAAAVGLGVGLLNCVLFGLFNIWMQIWSILMRPMFLISGVLFLYESMPRALQDILWYNPIMHVTGLMRRGFYSSYEASYVSISYVLLFAGVCGFLGVVLMGRYHRVILNR, from the coding sequence ATGTCGCGTCCCTCTGCCCAGGTTAGTCCCGTCGCGCATGGTGCAAATCGAAGCTTTGCGACGTTCAGAGCCGTCTCGGCCTTGATCCTGCGCGAAATGGCCACGCGCTACGGGCGCTCCCCGGGGGGCTATGCTTGGGCCGTGTTGGAGCCGCTGGGCGGCATCGCTGTCTTGGGTTTCGGATTTTCTCTTCTGGTGCGCACACCGCCATTGGGAACCAGTTTCCTGTTGTTTTTCGCAACGGGCTTCCTGCCGTTCGGGATGTACAACAACCTCGGTTCTGCGGTGGGGCGATGCATCAACTTTTCGCGCGCCCTGCTCTTCTATCCCGCCGTGACCTGGGTGGATGCCGTTCTGGCGCGGTTTATCCTGGGCGTTCTGACCGAAACCCTCGTGATCATCATCATCCTGACGGGACTGGTTCTGACCATCGATAGCCGTATCATCCTGGACGTTGGCGCAATTGTTCAATCAATTTGCCTGGCCGCTGCGGTGGGGTTAGGCGTGGGTCTTCTGAATTGTGTCCTGTTCGGGCTCTTCAACATCTGGATGCAGATCTGGAGCATCCTCATGCGACCCATGTTCTTGATCTCAGGCGTTCTTTTTCTTTACGAAAGCATGCCACGCGCGCTACAGGATATCTTGTGGTACAATCCGATCATGCATGTCACGGGATTGATGCGGCGCGGTTTCTACAGCAGCTATGAAGCCTCCTATGTCAGCATCAGTTATGTGCTGCTGTTTGCGGGAGTCTGTGGGTTTCTAGGGGTCGTCTTGATGGGCAGGTATCACCGTGTCATTCTCAACCGGTAG
- a CDS encoding sugar transporter — protein MSEMTPKDSASAEPAPAPRKVEKVEPYVRPVRRTVKAARFRRRHFGLVLSFLAVVLIPLSVVGFYLWVIAKDQYISLTGFTVRQEEGGSASALLGGLASLTGASASSDGDILYEFILSQSLVQKIDENVGLREHYSRYWDDDPFFALKPDASIEDLDSYWRRIVSVSYDRSSGLMEMRIEAFTPEKAREIAVEILRLSQNMINDLNEQAREDAMRYARIDLEEAVGRLKVAREALTAFRSGNQLVDPASDIQGRAGVINNLQQQLAEALIELDLLSGTDGADPRQRQAERLITVIRERIANEREQLSSGAGAGDDYPALIAEYEGLIVDREFAEETYRASLAALDVARANASRQSRYLATYIAPTLAQTSEYPRRAVIFGLASLFLVMGWAIMALVYYSIRDRS, from the coding sequence ATGAGTGAAATGACCCCGAAAGACAGCGCGTCTGCCGAACCTGCTCCGGCCCCCCGGAAGGTCGAGAAGGTGGAGCCCTATGTCCGCCCCGTACGTCGAACGGTAAAGGCGGCGCGTTTCCGGCGTCGTCATTTTGGTTTGGTCCTTTCCTTTTTGGCCGTGGTTCTCATCCCGCTGTCGGTGGTGGGGTTCTACCTTTGGGTGATCGCAAAGGATCAATACATCTCGCTAACCGGTTTCACGGTGCGTCAGGAAGAGGGGGGGAGCGCCTCGGCACTGCTGGGCGGCTTGGCCAGTCTGACAGGAGCATCGGCCTCCTCGGACGGGGACATTCTCTACGAGTTTATACTGAGTCAGTCTCTCGTTCAGAAGATCGACGAAAATGTGGGCCTGCGTGAACATTACAGCAGATATTGGGACGACGATCCGTTCTTTGCCCTGAAGCCCGATGCCAGCATTGAGGATTTGGACAGCTACTGGCGTCGGATCGTAAGTGTTTCCTATGACCGTAGTTCGGGATTGATGGAAATGCGGATAGAGGCGTTCACGCCTGAAAAAGCTCGCGAGATTGCTGTCGAGATCCTGCGATTAAGCCAGAACATGATCAATGACCTTAACGAGCAGGCCCGCGAGGATGCGATGCGCTACGCGCGAATTGATCTTGAAGAGGCGGTCGGAAGGCTCAAAGTGGCCCGTGAGGCACTGACGGCGTTCCGATCCGGGAACCAGCTTGTCGATCCGGCTTCGGATATTCAGGGCCGTGCAGGTGTGATCAACAACCTGCAGCAGCAATTGGCCGAAGCCTTGATTGAGTTGGATCTTCTCAGCGGAACCGATGGGGCTGATCCGCGTCAGCGTCAGGCGGAGCGGCTGATTACCGTGATCCGCGAGCGGATCGCCAACGAGCGCGAGCAGCTGTCCAGTGGGGCAGGGGCGGGGGATGATTACCCGGCCCTGATAGCGGAATACGAAGGTCTAATCGTGGACCGGGAGTTTGCCGAGGAGACATACCGTGCATCACTGGCTGCACTTGATGTAGCCCGGGCCAATGCCTCCCGGCAGAGCCGGTATCTGGCGACATACATCGCGCCAACACTGGCACAGACCAGTGAATATCCCCGTCGTGCCGTGATTTTTGGTCTGGCCTCACTATTCCTGGTGATGGGGTGGGCAATCATGGCATTGGTGTATTATTCCATCCGCGACCGTAGCTGA
- a CDS encoding ABC transporter ATP-binding protein: MIRFENLSKSYWVQGFQKVVIDHLNTELPTGKSLALLGLNGAGKSTLMQLIAGTLRPDSGRVVSDGSISWPVGFGGSFHPDLTGAQNVRFIARIYGVDTDELVAFVEDFAELGKHFDMPVRSYSSGMRSRLTFGASFGIKFDTYLVDEVTAVGDAAFRRKSKALFKERMQTSSAILVSHEMGQVRDYCDAAILLADGHLTYFEDVETAIKFHLDAIEDR, from the coding sequence ATGATCCGCTTTGAGAACCTGAGCAAGAGCTACTGGGTACAGGGCTTTCAGAAGGTTGTGATCGACCATCTCAACACCGAGTTGCCGACCGGTAAGTCGTTGGCGCTGCTGGGGCTAAACGGAGCCGGTAAATCGACCCTGATGCAGCTAATTGCTGGCACGTTGCGCCCCGATAGCGGACGGGTGGTGTCGGATGGGTCGATCTCTTGGCCGGTGGGATTCGGCGGATCATTCCACCCGGATCTGACAGGCGCGCAGAACGTTCGGTTCATCGCGCGTATCTACGGAGTGGACACCGACGAACTGGTCGCCTTTGTCGAGGATTTCGCGGAACTGGGCAAACACTTCGACATGCCGGTACGCAGCTATTCTTCGGGTATGAGGTCACGCCTGACGTTTGGGGCGTCTTTCGGTATCAAATTCGATACTTACCTCGTTGATGAGGTTACTGCAGTGGGCGACGCTGCGTTCCGCCGCAAGAGCAAGGCGCTGTTCAAGGAACGCATGCAGACATCTAGTGCAATCCTTGTTTCGCATGAGATGGGGCAGGTGCGCGACTATTGTGATGCTGCCATCCTGCTGGCAGATGGTCATTTGACCTATTTCGAAGATGTCGAAACAGCGATCAAGTTCCATCTCGATGCCATCGAGGATAGATAA
- a CDS encoding sulfotransferase has translation MKRFVILGLPRSGTTYLMSLLDAHRNVICAGEQYNPYAVIGSKHDDSHAAILGRDKDPVGHMYRFFDEAAAKGAASGGFKFMIGHNLNVLRALATDPEVSIIYVWRENRLAQVSSLIKAYQSKKWAQSKADEHVTRKIKATPRQISHRWHEYSTFDHLISIWLAGVPNPKVTYEYRELFQPGFEEKICNFLEVPYRPGMKSPLIKQSSNSIADRFEDPKPIRYYFNQIGLKRWLEDEL, from the coding sequence ATGAAACGCTTTGTGATCCTGGGGCTGCCGCGCAGCGGAACGACCTATCTGATGAGTTTGTTGGACGCACATCGCAACGTGATCTGTGCGGGGGAACAGTACAATCCTTATGCGGTTATCGGCTCTAAGCATGACGACAGTCACGCTGCCATACTGGGCCGCGACAAGGATCCGGTCGGCCATATGTACAGGTTCTTTGACGAGGCGGCCGCTAAAGGCGCGGCCAGCGGCGGTTTCAAGTTCATGATCGGCCACAACCTGAATGTATTGCGCGCCCTTGCCACAGACCCCGAAGTGTCCATCATCTACGTCTGGCGCGAGAACCGGCTGGCGCAGGTGTCTTCCCTCATCAAGGCGTACCAAAGCAAGAAATGGGCGCAAAGCAAGGCCGATGAGCATGTGACGCGTAAGATCAAGGCGACCCCGCGCCAGATCAGCCACCGTTGGCATGAATATTCGACATTCGATCATCTGATCTCGATTTGGCTGGCAGGGGTGCCCAACCCCAAGGTCACCTATGAGTACCGCGAATTGTTCCAGCCCGGCTTCGAAGAGAAAATCTGTAATTTTCTGGAAGTACCGTACCGACCCGGCATGAAAAGCCCGTTGATCAAACAAAGCAGCAATTCCATCGCGGACCGTTTCGAGGACCCCAAGCCTATTCGCTACTATTTCAACCAGATCGGGCTGAAGCGCTGGCTGGAAGACGAGTTGTGA